The window TGCAGTGGGTGTAAGGGTACGGATTATGAAGTAGAGGAGAAGGACTTTATAGAGTATGTAGCCGATGAGGCCGCAAACTCCGCAACCAAAGTAGAGGTGATTTCATCAAAGACTGAAGAGGGTAACATGCTCAAAAGTTTTGGGGGTATAGCTGCCATTTTAAGGTACAAATATCCAGCGTAATTTATTGCAATATTCTAATCGATCTATTCGAAGATATGCGCTCGTTTTATGTTAATTTAAGGTAAAGAAGTTTTGAAAAGTCGTTGTTAAGGTGTCAAATATGAATTTACATAAAGCTCGCATCTTCGTAATCGTAAGTGTAACGATCATCCTAACTCTAACTCTCTTTCTAATCTTATCATCTAAACCTCTTCAGATCGAGGAGGACGGTTACATTCGTGAAGCAAGGGCTCTCTTTAAGGATGTGATGGAGGGGTTGGTTAAGGTTAGGGGTTTACCATTTACCGATTCGGCCAACCTTCATGTAGTATCGATCGAATGGGTGAAAGAGAATTGGGGGAGGAGGTCTCTAGAAGCGATCATCAAAGAGGTGATGGTGGAGGAGGAGATCTATAAAGCGTTACTCTTAATCCCTGAAAATGTGAGTTTAGTAAAGGTCCGTGTAGAGCAGTCGGGATGGATTTTGGCAGCCACCATCGGATACGAAGTATACATTGTAAGAGATTACTTTGAATTGTCGAACGAGGCCCGAGCGAGAGAGATCTTTGCACATGAGCTTACACATGTCTTACAGGGCATGCACTTCCAACGGCCCAATATCAAATTTCATGATGAGAAACAGGCCTGGACATCTCTGATCGAGGGTGATGCAATATTGACCACTAGGATGTACATGGCATTCTGGAAATCTTCATCCACAACTTCCATATCATCAGCCCCTAAAGATCTATCGAAGAGCTTTAAAGATCCATTGAGGGAGATATGGTTATTCCCGTACGAATATGGTAAAAAATTTGTGGAAAAGATATTTGAGTACCAAGGCTGGGATGGTGTAAATGGCCTATACAGAAGGGTGCCGAGGAGTACAACAGAGATCATGCATCCAGAGAAGTATCTCCAAGGATGGAGATTCGTCGAGGTCGATCTGGTAAAGCTCGATGGTTGGGAGCAGGTAAGGGTGGAACGTTTTGGGGAGCACTTTATACTTGTGATGTTAGGTACACATATGCCTATAGAGAGGGCTATGAAAGCGGCCGAAGGATGGATGGGCGATAAATTCATCTACTATAAGAAAGATGGTAACCGTCTATTCTTATGGAGGATTGTGTGGGAGTCTGAGGAGGATGGTATCGAGTTTGAAGGATCGTTCAATCACCTGATGAGGGTGGTGAAGGGTGTAGAGTTGGCCCCAAACTACTGGAAGTTACCGAAGCAGTATATCTACATTGTAAGAAGAGGCCCTGAAGTATTTATAATAGGCTCTTCTATAGAGGTAGATGAGTTATTGAAGGAGTTATCTATACAAAAAGAGATTTTAACGGTAATCGCTCGGTAATTATTTTGGTAATTCTAAATATGAGATTTTGTTGAGAAGTTAAATTATTCTCAATATTGATAGACTTCGTTGAGTCGAACGATCGAATTTAAAAGGATAAGTTTATTATACAAATTTCCGATCATAACCATTAGCATATAGCATATAGCGTATTGGAATATCACGATGATGATCGAAGATGGCCTTCAAACCTAAAATCGTTGAAAAGACTTGGAATCCCGAATTGGAGCGAAGGATCTTTGCTGAGTGGGAAGAAGAGGGCATATACAAATTCAACATCGATACAGAACGTGAGATCTTCTCTATAGATACACCACCACCATACCCATCGGGAAGGCCTTGGCATATCGGTGCTGCAGCCCATTATTCACAGATCGATATGATCGCCAGAACGGCGAGGATGATGAATTATGAAGTCTACTTCCCAATAGGCATCGATCGAAATGGCCTACCTGTGGAGCTATACACAGAGAGAAAGTACAAAGTCAATATTCGCAATTTGGCTAGGGAAGAATTTATCGAACTTTGTAAAAATGCTCTGGATGAGTTAGAGGCGGAGATGATTGAGATTATGAAGATGATGGGGCTCAGTGGAGATTTTGCGAATTATTACCGTACAGATTCTGAAGATTACAGAAGGTTGACCCAAGCAACCTTCATCGAATTGTGGAAGAGGGGTTTGATCTATGAAGCTACTCGGCCGAACAACTACTGTTCAGACTGTGGGACTACGATAGCGGATGCTGAGGTGGTCTACGTAGAGCTTCCGAGCCAACTCGTTTACATAAAGTTTAAGGTGAAAGAGACCGGTGAAGATCTGATCGTAGCTACCACAAGGCCAGAGCTCTTATGCTCTTGCCAATTGATCATCGTACATCCGGAAGATCAAAGGTATAAGCATCTACATAATTTACATGCGACGATACCCCTCTACAATAGAGATGTAGAGATTAGACCGCATCCCAGTGCGAAGCCAGAATTTGGTAGCGGTGCTGCGATGATCTGTAGTTATGGGGATTATACCGATGTACTCCTATTTAGAGAATTGGGGTTGAAGGAGATTATAGCGATCGATGAAGATGGTAAGATTACAGATGTTGGTGGTATCATCGCGGGATTGAAGGTAGTTGAAGCACGTAAAAAGATCATCGATGAATTAAATCGTAAAGGGCTGATCACGAAGGTGGAGGAGATAAAGCATCGCACACCAGTCTGTGAAAGGAGCGGCACACCCATCGAAATCATACCTATGAAAGAATACTATTTGAAACAGATCGATTTGGTACCGACACTTAAGAATTTAGCGAAAGGTATGATCTTTCATCCGGAAGTACATAGGCAGATATTACTCGATTGGCTCGATTCGATAAAGATCGACTGGGCAATCTCAAGGAGAAGGTACTATGCTACAGAGATCCCCGTATGGTATTGTAAGAAGTGTGGCGAACCTCATGTACCCGAGCCCGGGCCGTACTACAGACCTTGGAAGGATAAACCTCCATTCAAAAGGTGTAGAAGGTGCGATAGTGAAGAATTCGTTGGCGATTCTAGAACTTTAGATACATGGGTAGATTCGAGTATATCGCCACTCTACATATCAAAATACTTGAAGGATGAAAGGCTCTTCAATATTCTATATCCTACAACCTTGAGGCCTCAGGCTAAAGATATCATTAGGACCTGGTTACATTATACAATCTTAAGATGCTATCAACTTACGAATAAAGCACCCTTCAAGCACGTGTGGATCATGGGCTATGGGGTTGATGAGAAAGGGGAGAGGATGAGTAAGAGTAAAGGGAATGTAATAGACCCCATTCCGATCTTAAAGAAGTACGGTGCAGACACATTCAGATTCTGGGCAGCTTCAGAAGCGCGGTTGGGCTCCGATTTTCGATGTTCAGAGAAGAAGATCGCGACCGTTAAAAACTTCCTCACAAAACTCTGGAATATCTCAAGGTTCATCTCAAGCTTCCCTCAACCGACCGAAGCGAATCTGACACCTTCAGATAGATGGATCCTCGGCGAACTCTCCAAGTTGATAGATGAATGCCTTGAGGGCTACAGGGATTTTGACTTTTATATACCATCTAACAAGATCAGAGAGTTCTCTTGGAATCTATTCGCAGCACATTATATAGAGATGGTCAAACCTAGAGCCTATGGATTGGGATTCTCTGGTGAGGAACAGAGCGCTGCCTGGTATACATTACACACCTGTCTAAGAACGATACTCTTACTTTCAGCACCCATAATTCCATTCATCACAGAGTGCATCTGGCAGAGTCTCTACAGTAGTGAAAGTATACATAAACAGACGTTCCCCAAGGCAGAATGGGATACGAAATTGACTTCACTTACAAAAGTATTGATCGATTTCAATTCGAAGGTTTGGAATATGAAGAAAGAGAGGGGATTATCGTTAAGGAGCCAGATTCACATCGAAATTCCGAGTGAATTGAAGATATTTGAGAGGGATTTGAAAGCGATGCATAACATCGTATAGTATTATCGTATAGCATCTAGGTATAATCGTATGGATGGTATGATTGTGATATTTTTAGATCGGGATCGATTTCTCACACAATATCCTTTAACCTTTCATCATAATTAAGTATAATTTATTTATAGGTGGGTGGTGAAGAGGCTATTGGGATAATGGATGATAGAAATCAGATGGCATGGTAGAGGGGGTCAAGGGGTAGTAACGGCAGCTGTGCTACTCGCCAGAGCGGTGATCAACGAGAATAGATATGCACAGGCATTCGCAGAGTTCGGCCCCGAGCGGAGAGGAGCGCCTGTAGTAGCGTTTACGAGGATCGATGATAAACCGATCTATGTAAGGTGCAATATATACAATCCCGATATCGTTGTGATCCTCACTCCAGCACTCACATCGACCGTAAATGTTACCGATGGATTGAAGAATGGTGGAGGGATCATTATAAATACGACGAAGCAGCCAGAAGAGATTAAGAAGATGATGAATATAGATGGATTTGTGGCAACGGTAAATGCGACGAAGATCTCCATCGATGAATTATCAGCCCCGATCGTAAATACGGCGATATTGGGGAGTGTAGTGAGGGCTACAGAATTGGTAAAGCTCGATACGATCGTAGATGTGGTGCGCGAAAGGTTTAAAGGAGGTATCGGTGAGAGGAATGTTAAAGCAGTTTTGAGGGCCTATGAAGAGACCAAAGTATTAAAGTGAGGTGGTGTGATGTCTGGGTTAAAATCCTGGAGAGAGATACCGATAGGTTGTAAAACTACTTCTCCGGGGAGTACTGTAAGAATTAAAACTGGTACGTGGAGAGATTTCCGACCTGTTGTGAATTGGGAGAAGTGCACCAAGTGTATGCTCTGCTACATCTACTGCCCCGATGGTACGATATTCCCAGAATCCTCTTATGTAGATTATGACCATTGCAAAGGGTGTGGAATATGTGCAAAGGAGTGTCCAGTAAAGGTCATTACGATGGTGGAGGAGGTGATATGAATGAAGACTGAAAGGCTACCTTTACCCACAAATTATGCAGTAGCTTACGCTGCGAAATCTTGTGATGTGGACGTGGTAGCAGCATACCCCATCACACCTCAGAGCGATATCGTGGAGCGAATCGCTCAATTTATAGCTGATGGTGAGCTCAACGCAGAGTATATTCCGGTCGAATCTGAACACTCTGCCCTTAGCGCATGTATAGGTGCTTCTGCAGCGGGGGCACGAGCATTTACAGCAACATGTTCACAAGGCTTGGCTTTAATGCATGAATGTCTATTCATCGCATCGGGCTGTAGACTCCCCATTGTGATGTGTGTATCGTGTAGGACTCTATCTACACCTATAAACATTCATACAGATTATCAAGATTCTATGTCATCGAGGGACTGTGGCTGGGTACAGATCTACGTATCATCGGCCCAAGAAGGTTACGATTCGGTGATTCAAGGTTATAAATTAGCTGAGCTCGATGAAATCCTGATACCTGTAATGGTCTGTTACGATGGTTATGTATTGAGCCATACTTATGAGCCCGTAATTGTACATAGTGATAAAGATGTTCTTGCCTTCGCACCGAAGAATGTAAAGCGAGTATTGAACCCTGATGAGCCCGTAACCCTTGGTGTCTTCTGTTTACCAAACTACGAATATGAGTTCAAATATCAACTCATAGATGCTCTTAGTAAAGTGCCGAATGCATTGAAGATCGTTGATAAAGAATTTGGCGAGTATTTCGGTAGAAGTTATGGGCTCTACGAATGTTATAGAATGGACGATGCCGAATACGTCTTAGCTACAATGGGTGCCGTGGCGAGTACGGCTAGAGTAGCTATAGATGAACTCCGCCAAGAAGGTTTGAAAGTGGGTCTATTTAGACCTCGATTATTCAGACCGTGCCCAAGTGATGAATGGAGGGATATACTATCGAAGTTCGAGTTAGTCACCGTTATAGATAGATCGATCAGCTTTGGGAGTGTTGCTGGACCGCTCCTATTCGAAATACTTGGTGTCTTTATGAATGAGAGGGAGAGGCCGATGTTCACAAACTTCATAGCAGGTATTGGTGGGAGAGACGTTACAGTAAACGATATAAAGAGTATGTTTAGAAGATCTTTGGAGGCTTATCGAGAGAAAAGATCGGTAAGAAGCTGTGAATATTATGGTGTGAGGTGGTAAATGAATGTACACATTCTATAAGACTGTAAGAGATATTCCAAAGGAGGAGTACCTTGCACCGGGCCATGGGTTATGCCAAGGCTGCCCTGAAGGTACCCTTGTACGCTGGGTAACGAAGGTGGCTGGAAAGGATTGTATCATCGTGACACCTACAGGCTGCCTGGAGGTTTCCACATCCATATTTCCAGATACCGCTTGGAGGGTCCCTTGGGTCCACATCGCCTTTGAAAATGCTGGTGCTGTAGCTTCTGGAATAGAAGCTGCTTTAAAATCTCTGAAGAAGAAGGGTGTAATTCCACAAGATAGAAAGATTCATGTGATAGTAATTGCGGGAGATGGTGGTACAACAGATATAGGATTTCAATCGTTGAGTGGGATGCTCGAAAGAGGGCACGATGTAGTCTATATATGCCAAGATAATGAAGCTTACATGAATACTGGTATACAGAGGAGTGGGTCTACACCATTCGGAGCGTGGGCTACAACTTCTCCAGTGGGGAAGGTATTGAAGGGCAAGATGCAGCAGAAGAAGGATATGCTCGGAATAGCGGCGGCCCACAGAATACCTTACGTAGCCTCAGCCGCCATTTCACCATACTGGAGAGATCTATTCAATAAGGTGAAGACAGCTATAGATGTAGAAGGGCCCGCATATATTCATGTCCTCTCACCCTGCCCGACTGGATGGAGGTACGACCCGAGCCTCACGATAGAGGTTGGTAAGTTAGCTGTGCAGACGGGTATGTGGGTCCTCTATGAAATTTATAAAGGTAAGATGACGGTGAATGTAAGAGTTCCGAAGAGGAAGAGGGTAGAGGAATACCTTAAGATTCAAGGCCGCTTCGCACATCTGACGGAAGATATGATCGAAGAAATTCAGAAGCAGGTCGATGAATACGTCGCTGAAATAAATAAGATGGTTGGAGAGGAAGTAATAGGTCCTGTCGAAGGTTAGAATTTCGATCGATCATCAAATCGTTTCATTCCAATCCATAATCATTACTTCAGTCCTTAGCATCAAGGATCTTATGAGCAAAATAAAAAAAGAATATTCTTTAACAGACTTTATGACCACAGAGAATTATACGCGTATCTACAACCTTTAAATCTTTACCACGAACGATGATCGGATTCAGATCGATCTGTAAAAACTCTGGATACGTAATGGAGAGTTCAGATAATGTAAGAATCACATTCTTTAGTGCATCGATATCTACGGGAGGACTACCTCTAAAGCTATCGAGTACTCTACGCCCTTTAATTTCATTTATCATCTCCTCAGCATCGATACTACTTAATGGAGCGACTCTGAATGAAACATCTTTTAATACTTCAATGAATATGCCACCTAGGCCGAACATGATAGTGGGTCCAAATGAACGGTCTCTTAACATACCTACAACTACCTCTATACCACTTGGGACCATCTCTTCCACCAATACGCCTAAGATTCTAGCATTCGGTACTCGCTCTCTAACATTCTTTAATATCCTTTGATAGGCTGAATGGAGCTCATCCTCATCCTTTAGATTTAACTCTACCCCTCCCACATCAGATTTATGAATGATATCTGGCGAGACCACTTTTATTACTAGTGGATAGTTTAACACCGCTCCATAATTTAATACTTCATTCAAATCCTTAGCGAAGAAGAACCTGGGTGTTGGTATTCCATGCTCCATACATACTAACTTCCCCTCATGCTCCAAAAGTATACTACGTCCTTCTTTAATTGCTCCTTCGATTATCTCCAGAACCTTCTTCTTTCTCTCCATTAACGTTAACTTAAATACATTCAATCTATTAAACCTTAATAAACCTTAAAGTTTTTATATAACGCCGTTATAAAAATATTTGATGGGTAATGCCAAAAATCTCCATTATAATTTCCTCAGAAAGGTTGGATAAGTTATTCCCAGCCGTAACGTTAGCGACTTCAGCAGCTGTCATGGGTTGGGATTCAGAAATATTCTTTACCTTCTGGGGTCTCTTAGCTTTAAAGAAAGATTACGAGCCGAGTGAAGTTAGCTCAGATTATAAGTGTTACGAGAATGAGTTGAAGAAGGCAGTCAGCTCTGGAGCTATGCCGAGTTGGCGTGATGTATTGATTCAAGGCAAGAAGACAGGGAGGTTAAAGGTTTACGCCTGCTCCACGACGATGGACCTTCTTAAAATAAAGGCCGAGGATCTGATAGAATATGTGGATGATATCGTCGGAGCACCTACCTTTTTAAGTAGAGCGAAAGATTCAGATATCAATCTTTTCATATAGTGGTGTGATCTTGAAGATCGATCTAATCGTCGATTCTCGATATAAATCTTGTCCAGGCCCGCTTTTATCACTCGTTAAAGCGATGGAAAGGCTCAATCCAGGTCAAGTAATCATGCTCTTGGCTACAGATCCCGCCGCTCCTAACGATATTAAAGAGTGGGCTTCGAGTGTAGGCCACAAAGTTCTAAAGGTTGAGAAGATCGATGAAGTATATCACATATACGTGGAGGTATAACATTGAGTTATAGTGATCTATCAAAGTCTATAAATGAGCTTATTGAGTCACATGGTATACCGAAGAGAGAGGTTTATTTGGATAATGAGAACTCTGGCCTAATAATTCCCGAAGTCTTAAAGGCTATCGAAGATGCTTATAAATGGGATGGTAAGGGGCACCCTTCTATAACCCACCTGATGGGTTGGATCAGTTATCAATCACTATACAAAGCGACCGAAAGTATCGCTTCAATACTCAATTGTAATCCAGAGGAGATCGTCTACACTCACAGTGGTACTGAAGCGAATAATTTGGCTATAATGGGCTCAGCCATAAATTCGATGAGGAGAAAAATCCTTATCTCAAGTATAGAGCATTTAAGTGTAATATTCTCAGCTGAAAGGCTTGAAAGGTATGGGTTTAAGGTTATGAAGATACCAGTCGATAAAGAGGGCTTTATCGATTTAGAGTTTTTATCGAAGCATATCGATAAAGAGACGTTTATGGTGAGTGTGGCAGCGGTAAATCATGAAATAGGCACTATACAGGATATTAAGGCTATAGCAGATATCGTCAAAGGTAAAGATAAGGATATTTTGATTCATACGGATGCCTGTGATGCCCTCGGAAGAATCCCTTTAGA of the Nitrososphaerales archaeon genome contains:
- a CDS encoding DUF4157 domain-containing protein yields the protein MNLHKARIFVIVSVTIILTLTLFLILSSKPLQIEEDGYIREARALFKDVMEGLVKVRGLPFTDSANLHVVSIEWVKENWGRRSLEAIIKEVMVEEEIYKALLLIPENVSLVKVRVEQSGWILAATIGYEVYIVRDYFELSNEARAREIFAHELTHVLQGMHFQRPNIKFHDEKQAWTSLIEGDAILTTRMYMAFWKSSSTTSISSAPKDLSKSFKDPLREIWLFPYEYGKKFVEKIFEYQGWDGVNGLYRRVPRSTTEIMHPEKYLQGWRFVEVDLVKLDGWEQVRVERFGEHFILVMLGTHMPIERAMKAAEGWMGDKFIYYKKDGNRLFLWRIVWESEEDGIEFEGSFNHLMRVVKGVELAPNYWKLPKQYIYIVRRGPEVFIIGSSIEVDELLKELSIQKEILTVIAR
- a CDS encoding valine--tRNA ligase, which gives rise to MAFKPKIVEKTWNPELERRIFAEWEEEGIYKFNIDTEREIFSIDTPPPYPSGRPWHIGAAAHYSQIDMIARTARMMNYEVYFPIGIDRNGLPVELYTERKYKVNIRNLAREEFIELCKNALDELEAEMIEIMKMMGLSGDFANYYRTDSEDYRRLTQATFIELWKRGLIYEATRPNNYCSDCGTTIADAEVVYVELPSQLVYIKFKVKETGEDLIVATTRPELLCSCQLIIVHPEDQRYKHLHNLHATIPLYNRDVEIRPHPSAKPEFGSGAAMICSYGDYTDVLLFRELGLKEIIAIDEDGKITDVGGIIAGLKVVEARKKIIDELNRKGLITKVEEIKHRTPVCERSGTPIEIIPMKEYYLKQIDLVPTLKNLAKGMIFHPEVHRQILLDWLDSIKIDWAISRRRYYATEIPVWYCKKCGEPHVPEPGPYYRPWKDKPPFKRCRRCDSEEFVGDSRTLDTWVDSSISPLYISKYLKDERLFNILYPTTLRPQAKDIIRTWLHYTILRCYQLTNKAPFKHVWIMGYGVDEKGERMSKSKGNVIDPIPILKKYGADTFRFWAASEARLGSDFRCSEKKIATVKNFLTKLWNISRFISSFPQPTEANLTPSDRWILGELSKLIDECLEGYRDFDFYIPSNKIREFSWNLFAAHYIEMVKPRAYGLGFSGEEQSAAWYTLHTCLRTILLLSAPIIPFITECIWQSLYSSESIHKQTFPKAEWDTKLTSLTKVLIDFNSKVWNMKKERGLSLRSQIHIEIPSELKIFERDLKAMHNIV
- a CDS encoding pyruvate ferredoxin oxidoreductase subunit gamma; the protein is MIEIRWHGRGGQGVVTAAVLLARAVINENRYAQAFAEFGPERRGAPVVAFTRIDDKPIYVRCNIYNPDIVVILTPALTSTVNVTDGLKNGGGIIINTTKQPEEIKKMMNIDGFVATVNATKISIDELSAPIVNTAILGSVVRATELVKLDTIVDVVRERFKGGIGERNVKAVLRAYEETKVLK
- a CDS encoding 4Fe-4S binding protein produces the protein MSGLKSWREIPIGCKTTSPGSTVRIKTGTWRDFRPVVNWEKCTKCMLCYIYCPDGTIFPESSYVDYDHCKGCGICAKECPVKVITMVEEVI
- the porB gene encoding pyruvate synthase subunit PorB, yielding MYTFYKTVRDIPKEEYLAPGHGLCQGCPEGTLVRWVTKVAGKDCIIVTPTGCLEVSTSIFPDTAWRVPWVHIAFENAGAVASGIEAALKSLKKKGVIPQDRKIHVIVIAGDGGTTDIGFQSLSGMLERGHDVVYICQDNEAYMNTGIQRSGSTPFGAWATTSPVGKVLKGKMQQKKDMLGIAAAHRIPYVASAAISPYWRDLFNKVKTAIDVEGPAYIHVLSPCPTGWRYDPSLTIEVGKLAVQTGMWVLYEIYKGKMTVNVRVPKRKRVEEYLKIQGRFAHLTEDMIEEIQKQVDEYVAEINKMVGEEVIGPVEG
- a CDS encoding acetate--CoA ligase family protein; this encodes MNVFKLTLMERKKKVLEIIEGAIKEGRSILLEHEGKLVCMEHGIPTPRFFFAKDLNEVLNYGAVLNYPLVIKVVSPDIIHKSDVGGVELNLKDEDELHSAYQRILKNVRERVPNARILGVLVEEMVPSGIEVVVGMLRDRSFGPTIMFGLGGIFIEVLKDVSFRVAPLSSIDAEEMINEIKGRRVLDSFRGSPPVDIDALKNVILTLSELSITYPEFLQIDLNPIIVRGKDLKVVDTRIILCGHKVC
- a CDS encoding DsrE/DsrF/DrsH-like family protein, giving the protein MPKISIIISSERLDKLFPAVTLATSAAVMGWDSEIFFTFWGLLALKKDYEPSEVSSDYKCYENELKKAVSSGAMPSWRDVLIQGKKTGRLKVYACSTTMDLLKIKAEDLIEYVDDIVGAPTFLSRAKDSDINLFI
- a CDS encoding sulfurtransferase TusA family protein, giving the protein MKIDLIVDSRYKSCPGPLLSLVKAMERLNPGQVIMLLATDPAAPNDIKEWASSVGHKVLKVEKIDEVYHIYVEV
- a CDS encoding cysteine desulfurase; the encoded protein is MSYSDLSKSINELIESHGIPKREVYLDNENSGLIIPEVLKAIEDAYKWDGKGHPSITHLMGWISYQSLYKATESIASILNCNPEEIVYTHSGTEANNLAIMGSAINSMRRKILISSIEHLSVIFSAERLERYGFKVMKIPVDKEGFIDLEFLSKHIDKETFMVSVAAVNHEIGTIQDIKAIADIVKGKDKDILIHTDACDALGRIPLDMKKLGIDLASFSSHKVYGPKGVGALYVREGIKLESIIHGQLSTQKLWPGVENVPGIVGFSRAVEFMHKNLRENVLKMMELRDRLINNILERVNHTLLNGPFGDKRAPDNVNISFLYCEGEALTVELSLNGIYVSSGSACTSRVLEPSHVLLAIGRRYEEAHGSLLMKVTPFHTVSDIDYVLEILPKVVKRIRFMSPIKPSEG